In a genomic window of Pseudoglutamicibacter albus:
- a CDS encoding zinc ribbon domain-containing protein — protein MVTATREHQELLLEIQDLISSVAQWRREHDAVATAERVRQARADAIQARAERDDELRQLDVLNRSVADLENAIAELATDIDVKEEQLLAGVEPRSEADRLARMLDILRERRSTLEETLVDTAEEREEKRADAQAAERVLSAAVAENQAAQVYVRDTRASLVERINAAEAQRQEASAKLAPELLELFEKLVAEHGVGVARLDNDTCTATGLPLNPQELEHIRALGEEELAFCPQTGIILVRERGA, from the coding sequence GTGGTTACTGCAACACGTGAGCATCAAGAGCTGTTGCTTGAGATTCAGGATTTGATCTCCTCGGTGGCTCAATGGCGCCGCGAGCACGATGCGGTTGCCACAGCCGAGCGCGTCCGTCAGGCGCGCGCCGATGCGATCCAAGCGCGTGCTGAACGTGACGATGAACTGCGCCAGCTTGACGTGCTGAACCGTTCGGTTGCCGACCTTGAGAACGCGATCGCCGAGCTCGCAACAGATATCGACGTGAAGGAAGAGCAGCTGCTTGCCGGTGTGGAGCCGCGTAGCGAGGCCGACCGTTTGGCGCGGATGCTCGATATTTTGCGTGAACGACGCTCCACCCTCGAAGAAACCCTTGTTGACACGGCCGAAGAGCGTGAAGAGAAACGAGCCGACGCTCAAGCCGCTGAACGTGTCTTGAGCGCGGCCGTGGCGGAGAACCAGGCGGCACAAGTGTATGTGCGCGATACGCGGGCATCTCTCGTTGAACGTATTAACGCAGCCGAGGCTCAACGGCAAGAAGCGAGCGCCAAACTAGCTCCGGAACTGCTTGAGCTTTTTGAGAAGCTGGTCGCCGAACACGGGGTTGGGGTTGCCCGCCTCGATAACGACACCTGCACAGCAACCGGGTTGCCTTTGAACCCGCAAGAACTCGAACACATCCGAGCACTCGGGGAAGAGGAACTCGCGTTCTGCCCCCAAACCGGGATTATCCTCGTACGTGAGCGCGGTGCCTAA
- the cysK gene encoding cysteine synthase A has translation MPILNNVTEAIGNTPLVRLNNLDADLPGNVAVKLEFYNPANSVKDRIGRAIIDAAEKSGALKPGGTIVEGTSGNTGIALAMVGAARGYRVVLTMPETMSSERRVILRAFGAEIVLTSGADGMRGAVEKAQQIVQETDNAILASQFSNKANPEIHEATTGPEIWNDTEGAVDILVGGVGTGGTITGAGRYLKKQKDSVKVVAVEPADSPLLTEGNAGPHKIQGLGANFIPEVLDREIYDEVIDAPLDASIETARALGAKEGILGGISSGAAVWAALEVAKREDNRDKLIVAVVPDFGERYISTMLYDDIRG, from the coding sequence GTGCCAATCCTGAACAACGTCACTGAAGCAATCGGAAACACCCCGCTCGTGCGCCTGAACAATCTTGATGCCGACCTTCCAGGTAACGTCGCGGTCAAGCTCGAGTTCTACAATCCCGCTAACTCGGTGAAGGACCGCATCGGTCGCGCGATCATCGACGCCGCAGAGAAGTCCGGAGCTCTGAAGCCGGGCGGAACCATCGTTGAAGGCACCTCCGGCAATACCGGCATCGCACTCGCGATGGTTGGCGCCGCACGCGGCTACCGTGTGGTCTTGACGATGCCAGAGACAATGTCGAGTGAACGTCGCGTGATCTTGCGCGCTTTCGGCGCGGAGATCGTTTTGACCTCCGGTGCTGACGGTATGCGCGGCGCAGTTGAGAAGGCCCAGCAGATCGTCCAGGAGACCGATAACGCAATCCTGGCCAGCCAGTTCTCCAACAAAGCCAACCCGGAAATCCACGAGGCAACCACCGGCCCGGAAATCTGGAACGATACCGAGGGCGCCGTTGACATCCTCGTGGGTGGCGTTGGCACGGGCGGAACCATCACTGGCGCTGGCCGTTACCTCAAGAAGCAGAAGGATTCGGTCAAGGTCGTGGCTGTTGAGCCAGCTGATTCTCCGCTGCTGACTGAAGGCAACGCGGGCCCGCACAAGATCCAGGGTCTGGGCGCGAACTTTATTCCAGAGGTCCTTGACCGCGAAATCTATGACGAGGTCATCGACGCACCGTTGGACGCATCGATCGAGACCGCCCGGGCTCTTGGCGCGAAGGAGGGGATCCTCGGCGGGATTTCCTCCGGTGCAGCTGTGTGGGCTGCGCTCGAGGTTGCTAAGCGTGAGGATAACCGTGACAAGCTCATTGTGGCCGTGGTTCCTGATTTCGGTGAGCGCTACATCTCCACGATGCTCTACGATGACATCCGCGGCTGA
- a CDS encoding DUF1846 domain-containing protein, whose amino-acid sequence MPQLNRPRQFGGCSIVSTQIQRKVGFDPLRYIDLQSKHIAERRQQIGGKLYLEMGGKLFDDLHASRVLPGFTPDNKIRMLQTLADELEILITLNAKDLERNKVRADLNIPYEEDALRLIDAFRDMGFLVEHIVLTRFEEGNEAAERFKARLIKLGLKVAVHRTISGYPDDTDQVVSPEGLGRNEYVETTRDLIVVTAPGPGSGKLATCLSQIYHDHQRGTTSGYAKFETFPVWNLPLNHPVNLAYEAATADLDDVNVIDPFHLAAYGEQAINYNRDVEVFPLLKTLLDELAGGSPYESPTDMGVNMVADAIIDDDVCREAATQEIIRRWYKARVQERREGLDPIYSRRISLVMGKVGCAPEDRAVVAPALEVAEATDAPASAIQLHDGTIITGKTSALLGTCSATLLNALKHLAGLPKEVQLLAPTSIRPIQSLKIDHLGSQNPRLHTDEVLIALSVSAERDPNARAALDQLQALRGCDVHTTTILGSVDEGIFRNLGVQVTSEPVFQARGVYNKR is encoded by the coding sequence ATGCCGCAGTTGAATCGCCCCCGACAGTTTGGAGGATGTAGCATCGTGTCCACGCAGATCCAGCGCAAAGTCGGGTTCGACCCTCTCCGCTACATCGACCTCCAATCCAAACACATCGCGGAACGCCGCCAGCAGATCGGCGGCAAACTCTATTTGGAGATGGGCGGCAAACTCTTCGATGATCTCCATGCCTCCCGTGTGTTGCCGGGTTTCACCCCTGATAACAAGATCAGGATGCTCCAGACGCTGGCGGATGAGCTCGAGATCTTGATCACGCTCAACGCTAAAGACCTCGAGAGGAACAAGGTCCGGGCCGATCTGAACATCCCGTACGAAGAAGACGCGCTACGTTTGATCGACGCGTTCCGCGATATGGGCTTCCTTGTAGAGCACATCGTCTTGACGCGTTTCGAAGAAGGCAATGAGGCCGCTGAGCGCTTCAAGGCGCGCCTGATCAAGCTCGGACTCAAGGTCGCTGTGCACCGCACCATTTCCGGTTACCCGGACGACACAGACCAGGTGGTCTCCCCCGAGGGCTTAGGGCGCAACGAATATGTCGAAACAACCCGCGATCTCATCGTGGTCACTGCCCCGGGGCCAGGGTCTGGCAAGCTTGCGACGTGCCTTTCGCAGATCTATCACGATCACCAGCGCGGCACGACCTCTGGTTACGCGAAGTTTGAGACCTTCCCGGTCTGGAACCTGCCGTTGAATCATCCGGTCAACCTCGCTTATGAGGCAGCGACCGCGGACCTTGATGATGTCAACGTGATCGACCCGTTCCACCTCGCCGCATACGGTGAACAAGCCATTAACTACAACCGCGACGTCGAGGTCTTCCCGCTACTGAAGACCCTGCTCGATGAACTCGCTGGCGGTTCCCCCTACGAATCCCCCACCGACATGGGCGTCAACATGGTTGCTGACGCGATCATCGACGACGATGTCTGCCGGGAGGCCGCGACCCAAGAGATCATCCGCCGCTGGTATAAGGCTCGAGTCCAAGAACGCCGCGAGGGGCTCGACCCGATCTATTCACGCCGCATCTCTCTGGTGATGGGTAAGGTAGGCTGCGCACCCGAAGACCGCGCAGTCGTCGCTCCAGCGCTCGAAGTCGCTGAAGCAACCGACGCCCCGGCATCAGCGATCCAGTTGCACGACGGCACCATCATCACGGGTAAAACATCCGCTCTGCTCGGCACGTGCTCGGCGACCCTGCTGAACGCGCTCAAGCATCTTGCAGGGCTTCCCAAAGAAGTGCAGTTGCTCGCGCCTACCTCGATCCGCCCAATCCAGTCGCTGAAGATCGATCACCTCGGATCCCAGAACCCGCGGCTTCACACCGACGAGGTCCTGATTGCGTTGTCTGTGTCCGCGGAGCGTGACCCGAACGCACGCGCCGCATTGGACCAGCTCCAGGCCTTACGCGGGTGCGACGTCCACACAACCACGATCCTCGGCTCAGTCGACGAAGGCATCTTCCGTAACCTTGGTGTGCAGGTGACGTCCGAACCTGTGTTCCAAGCCCGCGGCGTCTACAACAAACGCTAA
- a CDS encoding YaaA family protein — translation MILLPPSEGKTPASNGASIDLNSLACPELAEARREVARHLEEVSVGADAAEVLGVGKAVAHEIERNIDIFDAPAAPAHDIYTGVLYDALDYAGMSPTQKRKAADRIFVISALWGVVGLADRIPAYRLSMDVKLPELGKLGTYWKPRLATALADSAEGELIVDCRSAAYQAAYVPDPQQTVTVNVVQIKDGKRKVVSHHAKYTRGIVARLLMQTRGEGPQTPHALLTAMQKHWPQTELTEPTPRKAGQLTVVLDEN, via the coding sequence ATGATTCTTCTGCCGCCTTCCGAAGGTAAGACACCCGCCAGCAACGGCGCGAGCATCGACCTTAATTCGCTCGCATGCCCGGAACTGGCCGAGGCCCGCCGTGAAGTGGCACGCCACCTTGAAGAGGTTTCTGTGGGGGCCGATGCCGCGGAAGTCCTTGGAGTCGGCAAGGCTGTTGCTCACGAGATTGAACGCAACATCGATATCTTCGATGCCCCAGCCGCTCCCGCGCACGATATCTACACTGGTGTGCTTTACGACGCGCTGGACTACGCAGGGATGAGCCCAACACAGAAGAGAAAGGCCGCAGACCGGATCTTTGTGATCTCAGCGTTGTGGGGTGTTGTCGGGCTGGCCGATCGCATCCCGGCGTATCGGTTGTCGATGGACGTGAAGCTACCCGAGCTCGGCAAACTCGGGACATACTGGAAACCACGGCTCGCCACAGCGCTTGCAGACAGCGCGGAAGGCGAGCTCATCGTCGATTGCCGCTCAGCGGCCTATCAAGCAGCCTACGTTCCAGACCCCCAACAGACCGTGACCGTCAACGTGGTTCAGATCAAAGATGGGAAACGCAAGGTCGTCTCGCATCACGCTAAATACACGCGCGGGATAGTTGCTCGTCTACTCATGCAAACCCGTGGCGAAGGACCCCAAACTCCGCATGCCCTGCTCACCGCGATGCAGAAACATTGGCCACAAACAGAACTCACCGAACCCACCCCACGCAAGGCCGGGCAACTCACGGTCGTTCTCGACGAAAACTAG
- the mptB gene encoding polyprenol phosphomannose-dependent alpha 1,6 mannosyltransferase MptB codes for MDHSVTAHESPQASSRPRSSRSAWSRMRRRVLPDALRLNTTVWVGFLASVLAAVSAWAIGFVANTPDATFTGSTFVNALRANDAVLWAAVIGLATAVGLASHAWIQLARRLSLSDGHHVQTRIVVLWSAPWFFAPPIFSNDMYSYLAQGRLLMLGKNPYTDWVSQVPGWFGQGAASVWAESASPYGPLFLIMAAAVALVSWGNPDIALFLFRLIALVGVIIFMKIIPKLSRDHGVNPTWVQWVTAASPLFLYSMIASGHNDALMVGLMMWAFVALRRNKVVAGLLLATAAIAIKPIVVLCLPFIGLTWAGKNASWGRRWMCWIITGVTVAFVLTLLGIVTGTWFGWITAMAGQGMAIFPFAPFGLLGLGFGKLVSFAGGAQAGLIAQALFYAVGKLIAIGLAVWFALARPKISPLTASGLVLLAASLLNPVIQPWYFYWFLPFLLCRRMYFGFVEQLIVWGSIAHVIWTTSTQISLPPWQELGSFQLVFILISTTISILAVSLPRTQRKLLVPPAWRDVRTPARTSIVVPTLSRWHRSTIGPGIYSSPRVIDERVW; via the coding sequence ATGGATCACAGCGTTACAGCGCACGAAAGCCCGCAGGCTTCGTCTCGGCCACGCTCCTCACGTTCGGCGTGGTCGCGTATGCGTAGACGCGTGCTCCCTGATGCTTTGCGGCTCAACACCACCGTATGGGTCGGTTTCCTCGCATCGGTGCTCGCAGCGGTTTCCGCTTGGGCCATCGGGTTTGTAGCCAACACGCCAGATGCGACCTTCACCGGCTCTACATTCGTGAATGCTTTGCGCGCTAATGACGCGGTCCTCTGGGCGGCAGTCATCGGGCTCGCTACGGCCGTTGGGCTCGCAAGTCACGCCTGGATCCAGCTTGCCCGCCGCCTCTCGCTATCGGACGGGCACCACGTCCAGACCCGCATCGTGGTTCTATGGAGCGCGCCGTGGTTCTTCGCGCCACCGATCTTCAGCAACGACATGTATTCCTACCTCGCCCAAGGTCGGCTCTTGATGCTGGGTAAAAACCCATACACGGACTGGGTCTCCCAGGTTCCGGGCTGGTTTGGGCAAGGTGCCGCCTCAGTATGGGCGGAATCCGCCTCCCCTTACGGGCCGCTGTTTCTGATCATGGCGGCAGCCGTCGCGCTTGTTTCGTGGGGTAACCCAGACATCGCGCTGTTCCTCTTCCGACTCATCGCGCTGGTCGGGGTCATCATCTTCATGAAGATCATCCCCAAACTCAGCCGCGACCACGGCGTGAACCCAACCTGGGTTCAATGGGTCACTGCAGCGTCACCGCTTTTCCTGTATTCGATGATCGCCTCAGGGCATAACGATGCGCTCATGGTCGGTCTCATGATGTGGGCATTCGTAGCGCTACGGCGCAATAAAGTAGTCGCTGGGCTGTTGCTGGCTACAGCTGCGATCGCGATCAAACCCATCGTGGTTCTATGCCTGCCGTTCATTGGCCTCACCTGGGCGGGCAAGAACGCGAGCTGGGGCCGCCGCTGGATGTGCTGGATCATTACCGGCGTGACCGTAGCCTTCGTCTTGACCCTCCTCGGAATCGTGACCGGGACGTGGTTCGGTTGGATCACCGCGATGGCTGGACAAGGCATGGCGATCTTCCCCTTCGCTCCGTTTGGGCTGCTCGGTCTAGGGTTCGGCAAACTCGTATCCTTCGCGGGTGGAGCACAAGCAGGTTTGATCGCCCAAGCCCTCTTCTATGCGGTCGGTAAACTCATCGCTATCGGGCTCGCCGTGTGGTTCGCGCTAGCCCGCCCCAAGATCTCGCCACTGACGGCATCCGGCCTCGTACTCCTGGCGGCAAGCCTGCTCAACCCCGTCATCCAGCCGTGGTACTTCTACTGGTTCTTGCCGTTCTTGCTGTGCCGCCGCATGTACTTCGGATTCGTTGAACAGCTCATCGTGTGGGGAAGCATTGCCCACGTCATCTGGACTACCTCAACACAGATCTCACTACCGCCATGGCAAGAACTCGGTAGCTTCCAGCTTGTATTCATCCTGATCTCTACCACCATCAGCATCCTGGCAGTGAGCCTTCCACGTACTCAACGCAAGCTACTTGTTCCACCAGCATGGCGTGACGTTCGCACACCAGCCAGGACCAGCATCGTTGTACCAACCCTAAGCAGATGGCACAGAAGCACCATCGGGCCTGGCATCTACAGCAGCCCGCGTGTCATTGACGAACGCGTCTGGTAA
- a CDS encoding glyceraldehyde-3-phosphate dehydrogenase encodes MIPLIGRLYRENNVVTSIYGRKLINVSVVDILKAHRVVRRIEGKELDPQRTYDLLVKLDELNPGNVSIDLGRLNRAFEEKGADDADAFLAELYADVLGQKADASGARDVVLYGFGRIGRLLARILIERGGVGLRLRGVVVRKGADNDLQKRASLLRRDSVHGAFDGSIVVDEENNTITANGTQIQFIYANDPAQVDYTQYGIENAIVVDNTGRWRDEEGLGQHLQAKGTSAALLTAPGKGEIKNIVFGVNDDDITAEDTILSAASCTTNAITPVLKAVNDRYGVVQGHVETVHAFTNDQNLIDNFHKGERRGRSAVLNMVLTETGAAKAVAKALPELEGKLTGNAVRVPTPDVSMAILNLTLEKETSVEDINNFLRETSLSGELHKQIDYTDSPEVVSTDFVGSRRAGIVDGRATIVAADKKHVILYVWYDNEFGYSCQVVRIIEKMAGSHPVAIPAVK; translated from the coding sequence ATGATTCCGCTGATCGGTCGTCTCTACCGCGAAAACAACGTGGTGACCTCGATCTACGGTCGCAAACTGATCAATGTTTCAGTAGTTGACATCCTCAAGGCTCACCGTGTGGTTCGCCGCATTGAGGGCAAGGAACTCGACCCGCAGCGCACCTACGATCTGCTGGTGAAGCTCGATGAACTCAACCCAGGCAACGTTTCGATCGACCTGGGCCGTCTGAACCGTGCATTCGAAGAAAAGGGTGCAGACGACGCGGATGCGTTCCTCGCTGAACTCTACGCAGACGTTCTAGGTCAGAAGGCAGACGCGAGCGGCGCTCGTGACGTAGTCCTTTACGGTTTCGGCCGCATCGGCCGTCTCCTGGCCCGCATCCTCATCGAACGCGGCGGTGTAGGCCTGCGCCTGCGCGGCGTTGTAGTACGTAAGGGCGCAGATAACGACCTGCAGAAGCGCGCATCCCTGCTGCGCCGCGACTCCGTCCACGGTGCATTCGACGGTTCGATCGTTGTTGACGAAGAGAACAACACGATCACCGCTAACGGCACCCAGATCCAGTTCATCTACGCTAACGATCCAGCCCAGGTGGACTACACCCAGTACGGCATCGAGAACGCCATCGTGGTTGACAACACCGGCCGCTGGCGCGACGAAGAAGGCCTCGGCCAGCACCTGCAAGCCAAGGGCACGAGCGCCGCTCTGCTGACGGCCCCAGGTAAGGGCGAGATCAAGAACATCGTGTTCGGCGTCAACGACGACGACATCACCGCCGAAGACACGATCCTCTCAGCAGCGTCCTGCACGACCAACGCGATCACCCCAGTCCTGAAGGCCGTCAACGACCGCTACGGCGTTGTACAGGGCCACGTCGAGACCGTCCACGCGTTCACTAACGACCAGAACCTCATCGACAACTTCCACAAGGGCGAGCGCCGCGGCCGCTCCGCAGTCCTGAACATGGTGCTCACCGAAACCGGTGCCGCGAAGGCAGTAGCGAAGGCCCTGCCGGAGCTAGAAGGCAAGCTCACCGGTAACGCCGTACGCGTCCCAACCCCGGATGTTTCGATGGCGATCCTCAACCTGACCCTTGAGAAGGAAACCTCGGTCGAGGACATCAACAACTTCCTACGCGAAACCTCGCTCTCGGGTGAACTGCACAAGCAGATCGACTACACCGACTCCCCAGAGGTTGTGTCCACTGACTTCGTCGGTTCCCGCCGCGCCGGCATCGTTGACGGCCGCGCAACCATCGTCGCAGCCGACAAGAAGCACGTGATCCTCTACGTTTGGTATGACAACGAGTTCGGTTACTCGTGCCAGGTGGTACGCATCATCGAGAAGATGGCAGGTAGCCACCCGGTCGCAATCCCAGCCGTCAAGTAA
- the def gene encoding peptide deformylase, with product MAVRPIVIYTEPVLHQRAADVTEIDDEVRTLVADMFETMDAANGVGLAAPQVGVGLRIFTWDYDEHEDDAPSRGVVINPQITLSKVSGANPDPERHTEGCLSVPGLDFPLQRADYAHLTGIDVDGNPVDFEATGWFARILQHEYWHLEGKLYVDMLNDRWTRRWKRERKKAGMTEPGLTWMPGVDPDPFGH from the coding sequence GTGGCCGTACGCCCCATCGTGATCTATACAGAACCGGTCCTGCATCAGCGTGCCGCTGACGTCACAGAGATTGACGACGAGGTCCGCACCTTAGTTGCGGACATGTTCGAAACCATGGATGCGGCTAACGGTGTGGGTCTTGCAGCACCTCAGGTTGGTGTGGGCTTGAGGATTTTCACGTGGGACTACGATGAGCATGAAGACGATGCACCGAGCCGCGGCGTGGTCATCAACCCTCAGATCACGCTGTCGAAGGTCTCGGGTGCTAACCCTGATCCGGAGCGGCACACCGAAGGGTGCTTGTCAGTTCCCGGGCTGGATTTCCCGCTGCAGCGCGCCGACTACGCGCACCTGACCGGTATCGACGTTGACGGTAACCCCGTTGACTTCGAAGCGACCGGTTGGTTCGCTCGCATCCTGCAACACGAATACTGGCATCTTGAAGGGAAGCTCTATGTTGACATGCTCAATGACCGCTGGACCCGCCGGTGGAAACGCGAACGGAAGAAAGCCGGGATGACCGAGCCAGGGCTAACCTGGATGCCCGGTGTTGACCCTGACCCCTTCGGACACTAG
- the orn gene encoding oligoribonuclease: MPLVWIDCEMTGLDAVNDALIEVAVIITDAQLQPVDEGISVVIKPLAGAIERMDDFVTRMHTNSGLLEELDAGVSMQAAQDSVLSYIQRFVPEAGIALLAGNSVGNDRLFLARDMPEVIDHLHYRIVDVSSIKELARRWYPQDFDAAPAKTGNHRALGDIQDSIDELAYYRRTIMKAARS; this comes from the coding sequence ATGCCGCTGGTGTGGATCGACTGCGAAATGACGGGCCTCGATGCGGTTAACGATGCCCTGATCGAAGTCGCTGTGATCATCACTGACGCGCAGTTGCAGCCGGTTGATGAGGGCATCAGCGTGGTCATCAAGCCACTTGCTGGGGCGATTGAGCGTATGGACGATTTCGTGACTCGTATGCACACGAATTCGGGGTTGTTGGAAGAGCTCGATGCCGGTGTTTCGATGCAAGCGGCTCAAGATTCTGTTCTGAGCTATATTCAACGGTTCGTCCCCGAGGCGGGCATCGCGCTGCTTGCGGGTAATTCGGTAGGCAATGACCGCTTGTTCTTGGCCCGCGACATGCCTGAGGTGATTGATCATCTGCACTACCGCATCGTCGATGTGTCCTCGATCAAGGAGCTTGCCCGCCGCTGGTACCCGCAAGATTTCGATGCGGCACCCGCTAAGACCGGTAACCACCGGGCTCTGGGTGACATTCAAGACTCGATCGATGAGCTCGCTTACTACCGCCGCACCATCATGAAGGCAGCGAGATCATGA
- a CDS encoding Nif3-like dinuclear metal center hexameric protein — MSSTASDVSVGKAPTLATVWEHINRLWPESLAESWDAVGPVTGRPDQLIRRIVFAVDPTEDVAVDAIERGADLLLTHHPLMLRAVNSVAGDRFKGRVVHTLIEAGCALYTAHTSADSALGGVSDVIIRGLGVEQSEPLAPVDRGVEGEGIGRVGDLAEECTLAEFAERVYSIMPSVAGGVRVAGNPEGAVKRVAVCGGAGDSLFDAVRKSKADVYVTADLRHHPASEAREAAVNDRPYLIDVSHFASEWLWLPAAADALSRSLQDDGFDVVCQVSQVNTDPWDFILTP; from the coding sequence ATGAGTTCTACTGCATCGGATGTCTCAGTGGGCAAGGCTCCTACGCTCGCCACGGTTTGGGAGCACATCAATCGGCTGTGGCCTGAGTCTCTAGCGGAGTCGTGGGATGCCGTGGGCCCGGTGACGGGGCGACCTGATCAGCTGATTCGACGCATCGTGTTCGCGGTTGATCCGACCGAGGACGTCGCAGTTGACGCGATCGAACGCGGCGCTGATCTGCTCTTGACACACCATCCTCTGATGTTGCGGGCGGTGAACTCTGTTGCCGGCGACCGCTTCAAAGGCCGCGTAGTGCACACGCTGATCGAGGCTGGTTGCGCACTCTATACCGCTCACACCTCAGCGGATTCCGCTTTGGGCGGGGTTTCCGACGTCATCATCCGCGGCTTGGGCGTCGAACAATCCGAGCCGCTGGCGCCCGTTGATCGCGGTGTTGAAGGTGAAGGCATCGGCCGGGTGGGCGACCTGGCTGAGGAATGCACGCTAGCGGAGTTCGCCGAACGGGTCTACAGCATCATGCCGTCTGTGGCTGGCGGTGTCCGGGTTGCCGGCAACCCGGAAGGGGCAGTCAAACGCGTTGCAGTGTGCGGCGGGGCAGGGGACTCGCTCTTCGATGCCGTACGCAAATCCAAAGCCGATGTGTACGTAACAGCTGACCTACGCCACCATCCCGCATCGGAAGCCCGCGAAGCCGCGGTGAATGACCGCCCGTACCTCATCGATGTATCGCATTTCGCATCGGAATGGTTATGGCTACCCGCAGCAGCCGATGCGTTGAGCCGTTCCCTGCAAGATGACGGCTTCGATGTTGTATGCCAGGTGAGCCAAGTCAACACGGACCCGTGGGATTTCATTCTGACCCCCTGA
- the msrA gene encoding peptide-methionine (S)-S-oxide reductase MsrA: MNQQSDHTIVMAGGCFWCLDAWFRQVRGVNHVESGYTGGGDAPADYYSVCTGTTGHAEAVAVTFDPTVISDDTVLDMFFTMHNPTTLNRQGYDVGPQYRSALFTNSKQQSELFEAAIERNQPNWAEPIVTSIEPLGPWYAAEAEHQNYYQRNRQAGYCHVIIDPKLSAARARFVKFLESDAPTSNSLG, from the coding sequence ATGAATCAACAAAGCGACCACACGATCGTCATGGCAGGCGGATGCTTCTGGTGCCTCGACGCCTGGTTCCGCCAAGTACGAGGAGTCAACCACGTCGAATCGGGATACACAGGAGGCGGCGACGCACCCGCGGACTATTACAGCGTGTGCACCGGCACCACAGGTCACGCAGAAGCCGTCGCCGTGACCTTCGACCCCACCGTCATCAGCGATGACACCGTGCTCGACATGTTCTTCACGATGCACAATCCCACAACGCTGAACCGGCAAGGCTACGACGTCGGGCCCCAATACCGCTCCGCACTGTTCACCAACAGCAAGCAACAATCCGAGCTCTTTGAGGCGGCCATCGAACGTAATCAACCCAACTGGGCAGAGCCGATTGTCACCAGCATCGAACCGCTAGGCCCGTGGTACGCCGCTGAAGCCGAGCATCAAAACTACTACCAACGCAACCGGCAGGCCGGCTACTGCCACGTCATCATCGACCCCAAACTGAGCGCTGCCAGGGCACGTTTCGTTAAGTTTCTTGAAAGTGACGCGCCCACAAGCAATTCCCTAGGCTGA
- the epsC gene encoding serine O-acetyltransferase EpsC — translation MGLISTFREDIANARAHDPAARSGAEVAIVYSGLHAIWMHRLAHRMWNASPLLRLPARALSQLTRFATGIEIHPGATIGRRFFIDHGMGVVIGETAEIGDDVMLYHGVTLGGRSLAKTKRHPTIGDRVTIGAGAKVLGPVVIGADSKIGANAVVVKDADPGSIITGVPGKARAAKPEERKPAVDPCEYIDPAMWI, via the coding sequence GTGGGATTGATCTCCACGTTCCGGGAAGATATTGCGAACGCGCGGGCGCACGATCCGGCGGCGCGTTCAGGTGCTGAAGTCGCGATCGTCTACTCAGGTTTGCATGCGATTTGGATGCACCGGCTCGCCCACCGCATGTGGAATGCGTCGCCTCTTCTGCGGCTTCCTGCCCGGGCCCTTTCGCAACTGACGCGTTTCGCAACCGGGATTGAGATTCACCCAGGTGCGACGATCGGCCGTCGCTTCTTCATCGACCACGGCATGGGTGTTGTGATCGGCGAGACCGCAGAGATCGGTGACGATGTGATGCTCTATCACGGCGTGACGCTCGGCGGCCGTTCGCTCGCTAAAACTAAGCGACATCCGACGATTGGTGACCGTGTCACGATCGGCGCTGGCGCGAAGGTACTGGGGCCTGTCGTGATCGGGGCTGATTCGAAGATCGGAGCGAACGCGGTGGTTGTGAAGGACGCCGACCCTGGTTCGATCATTACCGGCGTGCCGGGTAAGGCGCGGGCAGCGAAACCTGAGGAACGCAAACCCGCGGTCGATCCGTGTGAATACATCGACCCGGCGATGTGGATCTGA